GCAGTCCATCGGCCAGGCGCACGTGCGCATCAAGGTCAGTGCCCACTACGTCAACGCCGCAATGAACGTAGTGCGCCGCTTCCTGATCGAGATGCTGCAGGCCAATTTCCCGGACATCTCGGTGCGCCGCAAGTACCGCATTGCCGTGGAGAAGATCCTCGACATCAACCTGGACATCATGAGCACCTCGTACCAGGAGGAGGAACTGCGCCGCGTCTTCGTCTCGCACCGGCTGGAGTCCCACCTGATCCACGCCGCCGAGCGCTTCACCTACGGACTTAACCTGATCCTGGTGATCGCCCTGGCCGGCGTCTCGCTTTCCGTGGTGAGCCTCTTTTTCTGGGATCTGGTCCACATCTTCCGGGGCGACTTCGAGAAGGGGATCCTGTCGGCGCTCGGCTCGCTCCTGATCCTCTGGATGATGATCGAGCTCATGGACAACGAAATCAAGACGCTCAAGGGGGGCAAGTTCAACATCCTCATCTTTATCGGTGTGATCATCGTGGCCCTGATCCGCGAGATCCTCATCTCCACCCTGCGCCACGATGCACTGGAGACCCAGGCCTTTCTGGCCGGCACCCTCCTCATCCTCGGCATCGTCTACTACCTCGTGGCCAAAAGCCAGCACAACGGCGCCCACTCCTGACCAGGTCCGCCTCCGGCCCACTCGCACGAGCCACCCCCCAAAAGCAAAGGGCGCCCCGGAAACAGGGCGCCCTTTAGTATTTATTTCAATCAAAGGTCCATCTGGAAATTGGAAGAGTGTGGAGTGTCGACCATTAGCGGCACACGTAGCCTGGCGTCCGCCCCTTTGCGAAAGGGGGGACAGGGGGGATGTTGCATGCTCCGCAGTCAAAGGAGACGCTGGCAAAGCACCTCTGCTCAACCGGCAGAAGTTGCTGTTATTGGGGTAAATAAAAACGGAGTGATGCCGATACGGCTAGCAGTAGGAAGGACCAACTGGAGTTCAGGATGCACATCTATCACCTCATCGAGTTACGTGAAATCAACCCGCCGGCACTCACGCCCCTCTTCTACGGCCGTTACCTCGCCGAGGTGCGCCAGGACGGGACCCTGTTTTGCGACAACCACCAGTTCGCCATCGACAGTGCCACCCCCCCCAGCCCCGGCACCAAGGTCATGATCTGGTGCAGCAGGGACTACTACTGCTGCCCCACCGCGGAGTTCAAGACCAGCTAACTCCTCCCCTTCCCCGGACTGCGTCCCGATCGACCACCCGGTCTGCACTCACGAGGCGGCTCAGTGCTGCGCCTTGCTCCGCCCCGCCCCCAGTACTGCGACAAAGCCGAGCGTGCCGCACAGGGCCATGGTGCCGGCCATGGGGAGCGCAGTGCCGTTGTGGAAAGCACCGACCAGGGCGCCACCGGACGCTCCCAACAGGTACTGGATCGTCCCTAGGAGTGCCGAGGCGCTCCCCGCCGCCTTCTCGAAGGGGGCCAGGGCCAGCGCGGTGATGTTCGGGTAGAGCAGCCCGGTCATGCACAGGCTCGCGAAGATGAGCACCATCTGCAGCGGGAAGCCGCCGAAACCGGTCGCGGTCGCCGCGATGAGCGCAATGCCGGCGCTGCCGGCGACCATGAAGGCAGTACGGGCGATGGCCGCGGGGGAGTGGCGGCGCAAAAGCCGCCGGTTCATCTGCGAGGCGCCGATCAGTCCGCAGGCGTTGACGCCGAAGAAGACGCCGAAGAACTGGGGCGAAAGGCCGTGCAGCTCGATGAAGACGAAGGGCGCTCCAGATATGTAGGAGAAGTTGACACCGGCCACGCACCCCAGGGCGACGGCGTAGCGCAGGTAGTGACGGTTCTTCAACAGGTGCCAGTACACCTTGGCCATGTCCGACGCGCTGCGCCGGATGCGCCGCTCGGCGGGTAACGATTCCGGCAACGCCAGCGCCGCCGCGATCAGCGAGGCCATGCCGAACACGCCGAGAAACAGGAAGATCCCCCGCCACCCCGTCAGAAGCAGCATCTGCCCACCCGCAACCGGCGCCAGGATCGGCGCGAGCCCCATGACCAGCATGAGCAGGGAGAACATCCGCGCCGCATCGGCGGTGTCGTAGAGGTCCCGCACCACCGCGCGCGAGATGACCATGCCCGCCCCGCCGCCCAGCGCCATCACCACCCGCCAGATCAACAGCCCGCTGCCGGTGTGCACCGTGGCGCAGCCGATGGTCGAGGCGACGTACAGCGACAGTCCGAGCAAAAGCGGCCTGCGCCTCCCCCAGCGGTCCGCCAGCGGGCCATACACCAGCTGCCCCGCCGCCGACCCGAAGAGAAAGGCCGACACCGAGAGCTGCACCGTAGAGAGCGGCACGCCCAGGTCCCGGGCCATCTGCGGGAAGGCGGGCAGGTACATGTCGATGGACATGGCGCTGAAGGCCGTCAGCGCCCCGAGGATGAGAACAAAGAGTGTCAT
This window of the Geomonas agri genome carries:
- a CDS encoding multidrug effflux MFS transporter encodes the protein MRFTKVAAATHPSQMSRRQMTLFVLILGALTAFSAMSIDMYLPAFPQMARDLGVPLSTVQLSVSAFLFGSAAGQLVYGPLADRWGRRRPLLLGLSLYVASTIGCATVHTGSGLLIWRVVMALGGGAGMVISRAVVRDLYDTADAARMFSLLMLVMGLAPILAPVAGGQMLLLTGWRGIFLFLGVFGMASLIAAALALPESLPAERRIRRSASDMAKVYWHLLKNRHYLRYAVALGCVAGVNFSYISGAPFVFIELHGLSPQFFGVFFGVNACGLIGASQMNRRLLRRHSPAAIARTAFMVAGSAGIALIAATATGFGGFPLQMVLIFASLCMTGLLYPNITALALAPFEKAAGSASALLGTIQYLLGASGGALVGAFHNGTALPMAGTMALCGTLGFVAVLGAGRSKAQH
- a CDS encoding protoglobin domain-containing protein — its product is MLTMQEIKNHYYFTETDAELLKELLPLAQSKSEAMVEEFYTYLLKIPETAVFLREPKDLARLKKTHAEWFLSLFCGRYDNEYMLTLQSIGQAHVRIKVSAHYVNAAMNVVRRFLIEMLQANFPDISVRRKYRIAVEKILDINLDIMSTSYQEEELRRVFVSHRLESHLIHAAERFTYGLNLILVIALAGVSLSVVSLFFWDLVHIFRGDFEKGILSALGSLLILWMMIELMDNEIKTLKGGKFNILIFIGVIIVALIREILISTLRHDALETQAFLAGTLLILGIVYYLVAKSQHNGAHS